In the genome of Calditrichota bacterium, one region contains:
- a CDS encoding PKD domain-containing protein: MRQEKTTLHASARGSFGMAWVLGLIGQAVLLGWGHPGWAGEVLSTQGSKFFLDGKRFDMWGVRTVNALWDDQTTAQFLEALPEYKRHGVNTVGVNLQGGHPGFERDGSIGRWYSNSAFQSDGSLKPEYMERLRRILERTKELDMVVNVGYFYQRQCRKAALTEGLDRDHWDSDEAIYRAVREATAWLKPYRHVFLDIANEFGHPGYQYPNVFPDRAAVSTETLIAKAKILVDIVHEVDPERLCGISPISDKGILAIPGMNVAFTHGHPQQHLSGNIPQVNNEQLNRGNNGVYDEATKATIMAEALQERDNGNYWFWHSEWIQYMPFHFGVQGSGTSADPGDGWIFRFIAQASVAITVQIVQPTSGLVRAGEQVVYEGEAYDPSGALITDPAAYSWSLLEVGAQTPMALGGGRTGTVQIPKQGSFRLGLDVSHDGQTKHADKLLIAGDATGADFPIGVDGVYPALAMDAFGRIHLVYANVDGVHYMCYDEGGWSADERIPNSGGADMSLRQAPDVDVDGFGNPHVVWGDGTGGLHYSTRQGRQWSQRLDLGSGRDNNIVVTNDGTVFVIYRGYVTGELAEVHARRKAAGAATFGPVEKLYGDGSDRNHCYPAAARDAQGRIYAVWRWDDYSGTSYDLFLSRWEKGSWSVPAAIERGDKKVGEGIDITVSALGVPHVAYYDGWVRVTYPKDGRWDMLRTPLEWDAVRGNHQPEIAVDGAGRIYVVSAQGDREQFLPGNRVLYTVYTPGAGWSAPQPISVSASEGHAQVDALALQNGAFVVWKDMRGGLYYRILGEGRVTNNQPPVASITAEPRTGEAPLTVRFRGDQSSDADGQIVSYYWEFGDGSTSREANPVHVYEQAMGYEPRLYVTDDRGATSMEITYIEVTPGQSGGLVTNLTPSAYRLAYVREGDTYYVDRDYRVVDVPQAYERLLWLKTRNADKTDASLAVSFVVTQPARVFVVHDSRVSPPAWLVDGFVRTGDILQVSDVGNSDFRIWQSKREYQTGDQVRLGPNGNSSGASSMYVVLLRLGERTADLTPPARVTGVTASP; this comes from the coding sequence ATGAGACAAGAGAAAACAACTCTGCACGCGAGCGCGCGCGGGAGCTTCGGGATGGCCTGGGTGCTTGGCCTCATTGGTCAGGCTGTCCTCTTGGGCTGGGGGCATCCCGGGTGGGCAGGAGAGGTGCTGAGTACCCAGGGGAGCAAGTTCTTTCTGGACGGCAAGCGCTTCGACATGTGGGGGGTGCGCACGGTGAACGCCCTGTGGGATGACCAGACTACCGCCCAGTTCCTGGAGGCCCTTCCGGAATACAAGCGGCACGGGGTGAACACGGTGGGGGTGAACCTCCAGGGTGGCCATCCAGGTTTTGAGCGCGATGGCAGCATCGGCAGGTGGTACTCCAACAGCGCCTTCCAGAGCGACGGGTCGCTGAAGCCGGAGTACATGGAGCGCCTGCGACGTATTCTCGAGCGGACTAAAGAGCTGGACATGGTGGTGAACGTCGGCTACTTCTACCAGCGTCAATGCCGGAAGGCTGCGCTCACCGAGGGCCTGGATCGCGACCATTGGGACAGCGACGAGGCCATCTACCGCGCGGTGCGCGAGGCAACTGCCTGGCTCAAGCCATACCGGCATGTCTTCCTGGACATCGCCAATGAGTTTGGCCACCCAGGCTACCAATATCCGAACGTTTTCCCAGATCGGGCGGCGGTGTCGACGGAGACGCTCATTGCCAAGGCGAAGATTCTGGTGGATATCGTGCATGAGGTCGATCCCGAGCGCTTGTGCGGCATCAGCCCGATTTCCGATAAGGGCATTCTGGCCATCCCAGGCATGAACGTCGCCTTCACCCATGGGCATCCGCAGCAGCACCTGTCAGGCAATATCCCCCAGGTGAACAATGAGCAACTGAACCGGGGGAACAACGGTGTCTACGACGAGGCCACCAAGGCCACGATTATGGCCGAGGCCTTGCAGGAGCGGGATAATGGCAACTACTGGTTCTGGCACAGCGAGTGGATCCAGTACATGCCCTTTCACTTTGGTGTGCAGGGAAGCGGGACGAGCGCTGATCCCGGCGACGGTTGGATCTTTCGCTTCATCGCGCAGGCCTCCGTGGCCATTACCGTGCAGATTGTGCAGCCGACGAGCGGACTGGTCAGGGCAGGCGAACAGGTTGTTTACGAGGGCGAGGCCTACGACCCTTCGGGTGCTCTGATTACCGACCCGGCAGCCTATAGCTGGTCGCTTCTGGAGGTCGGGGCACAAACCCCTATGGCATTAGGTGGCGGACGGACAGGGACGGTGCAGATCCCCAAGCAGGGGAGCTTCCGCCTGGGTCTGGATGTCTCGCACGATGGCCAGACTAAACATGCCGATAAGCTCCTCATTGCCGGCGATGCCACCGGGGCTGATTTCCCCATCGGCGTAGATGGTGTCTATCCAGCGTTAGCCATGGATGCCTTTGGCCGCATTCACCTGGTTTACGCAAACGTTGACGGTGTCCACTATATGTGCTACGACGAAGGCGGGTGGAGCGCCGACGAGCGCATCCCTAACTCTGGCGGTGCGGACATGAGCCTTCGTCAGGCACCGGACGTGGATGTAGACGGCTTCGGCAATCCGCACGTGGTCTGGGGCGACGGCACTGGCGGCCTTCACTACAGCACCCGGCAGGGGAGGCAGTGGAGCCAGCGACTTGACCTCGGCTCTGGCCGCGACAACAACATCGTCGTCACCAACGACGGGACGGTGTTCGTGATCTATCGGGGCTACGTGACCGGGGAGTTGGCCGAAGTGCATGCGCGGCGGAAAGCGGCAGGAGCGGCAACCTTTGGCCCAGTGGAGAAGCTGTACGGCGACGGCAGCGACCGCAACCACTGCTATCCAGCTGCCGCCCGCGATGCGCAGGGACGCATCTATGCTGTCTGGCGCTGGGACGACTACAGCGGCACAAGCTACGACCTGTTCCTCTCCCGGTGGGAGAAAGGAAGTTGGAGCGTGCCAGCGGCCATTGAACGCGGCGACAAAAAGGTGGGCGAGGGGATCGATATCACCGTATCCGCACTCGGTGTTCCGCACGTGGCCTACTACGACGGCTGGGTGCGCGTGACTTACCCAAAGGACGGCCGGTGGGACATGCTTCGCACTCCCTTGGAGTGGGATGCGGTCCGTGGTAACCATCAGCCGGAGATCGCGGTTGATGGTGCCGGTAGGATCTATGTGGTCAGTGCTCAGGGGGATAGGGAGCAGTTTCTGCCAGGAAACCGGGTCCTCTACACGGTTTACACCCCTGGTGCCGGTTGGAGCGCTCCGCAGCCGATCAGCGTCAGCGCCAGCGAGGGCCATGCGCAGGTTGACGCGCTCGCTCTGCAGAACGGGGCGTTTGTGGTATGGAAAGACATGCGCGGTGGGCTGTATTATCGCATCCTCGGCGAGGGAAGGGTCACAAACAATCAGCCACCGGTGGCCAGCATCACCGCCGAGCCGCGCACAGGTGAGGCGCCACTCACCGTGCGGTTCCGCGGCGATCAGTCTTCAGATGCGGACGGGCAGATCGTCTCGTACTACTGGGAGTTTGGGGATGGCTCGACCTCGCGGGAGGCGAACCCAGTCCACGTCTACGAACAGGCGATGGGGTATGAGCCGCGGCTCTATGTGACGGACGACCGCGGTGCCACCAGTATGGAGATCACGTACATCGAGGTGACTCCTGGACAGAGTGGTGGTCTGGTGACGAACTTGACGCCCAGTGCGTACCGGTTAGCCTACGTTCGCGAAGGGGACACGTACTACGTGGACCGCGACTATCGGGTGGTGGATGTGCCGCAGGCCTACGAGCGGCTCCTGTGGCTCAAGACGCGGAATGCTGACAAGACGGATGCCTCTCTCGCGGTGAGCTTTGTGGTGACGCAGCCCGCGCGGGTCTTTGTGGTTCACGATTCGCGCGTCAGCCCGCCCGCGTGGTTGGTGGATGGGTTCGTGCGCACCGGCGACATCCTGCAGGTCAGCGACGTGGGCAACAGCGACTTTCGCATCTGGCAGAGTAAAAGGGAGTACCAGACAGGCGATCAGGTGAGACTCGGCCCCAATGGCAACAGCAGCGGGGCTTCCAGCATGTACGTGGTGCTGCTGCGGCTTGGCGAGCGCACCGCTGATCTCACCCCGCCGGCGCGAGTGACTGGCGTGACCGCAAGCCCATAG
- a CDS encoding flippase-like domain-containing protein produces MTIGRAVVSAGLIALLFLRANLDEIWAAMCQAEAGLLAAAFVLLFVGYLISTLRWQMLLKALGLHLPFRPLLASYCVAIFVGNFLPSTVGGDAVRAFDTVRMSGRKGGPIAAVVVDRLLGVLALVVFAAAVVLVRAEGSARFPWLRWGVLAGLVAMVAVVAWIFWRKSPALAQEDPASAEPRAGLSGFVSRAVGAFRAFGGKTGALTRGMGYSLLLQANVVLHYYLVAKAVGINVGLGHFFLIVPIATILTMLPITINGIGIRENAFVFLLTPFAVPPSTTIAFTWIGFGMMLLYGAMGGIVYVLRRGAPAITKS; encoded by the coding sequence TTGACGATCGGCCGCGCCGTTGTGAGCGCCGGTCTCATCGCGCTCCTTTTCCTGCGGGCGAACTTGGACGAAATCTGGGCGGCCATGTGCCAGGCTGAGGCGGGCCTCTTAGCTGCTGCTTTTGTACTCCTCTTTGTCGGCTATCTCATCAGCACCCTGCGCTGGCAAATGCTGCTCAAGGCCTTGGGTCTTCACCTTCCTTTTCGCCCTCTGCTTGCGTCTTACTGCGTGGCCATTTTCGTCGGGAATTTCTTGCCCAGCACTGTAGGAGGCGATGCAGTGCGCGCCTTCGACACGGTGCGCATGTCTGGCCGCAAGGGCGGGCCCATTGCCGCGGTAGTGGTTGATCGTCTATTGGGCGTCCTGGCGTTGGTGGTGTTTGCCGCGGCAGTAGTGCTGGTGCGGGCGGAAGGGAGTGCCCGTTTCCCCTGGCTGCGCTGGGGCGTGTTGGCCGGGCTTGTGGCAATGGTTGCCGTGGTGGCGTGGATCTTCTGGCGCAAGTCGCCCGCACTGGCGCAGGAAGACCCCGCTTCGGCAGAGCCGCGCGCGGGCCTGAGTGGGTTCGTGAGCAGAGCAGTGGGTGCCTTCCGTGCCTTCGGGGGCAAGACCGGCGCATTGACGAGGGGGATGGGTTACTCGCTCCTCCTGCAGGCAAATGTGGTGCTCCACTACTACCTCGTGGCCAAAGCGGTGGGCATCAATGTTGGGCTGGGCCACTTTTTTCTGATCGTGCCGATCGCCACCATCTTGACCATGTTACCGATCACCATCAACGGCATCGGCATCCGGGAAAATGCCTTTGTGTTCTTGCTCACCCCATTTGCGGTTCCCCCTTCGACCACGATCGCCTTCACCTGGATCGGCTTTGGCATGATGCTCTTGTACGGGGCAATGGGGGGTATCGTGTACGTCCTGCGGCGAGGAGCTCCTGCAATTACCAAGTCGTAA
- a CDS encoding acyltransferase — protein sequence MAAQKLHRAITDESQSALRRYQMLAVGSTRLWELVKYELVVMLTSWLPGALGFWLRKKCYPLLLGACGKNPVFGQHVTIRHGRKIRLGDNVVIDDHVVLDAKGEGNEGITLGDNVIIGRYSVLSCKDGAIRIGNNTSLGISCVVHSVGESSVVIGSDCPIAAYCYIIGGGNYRYDRLDIPIMQQGAYSKGGIVVEDNVWIGAQVVVLDGVTIGTGSVVAAGAAVYRNVPKMSIVGGVPAKVVRRRT from the coding sequence ATGGCAGCGCAAAAGTTACATCGTGCCATTACCGACGAGTCGCAGTCTGCCCTCCGCCGCTATCAGATGCTGGCGGTGGGGAGCACGCGTCTCTGGGAGCTCGTCAAGTACGAACTCGTCGTCATGTTGACCAGCTGGCTGCCGGGTGCACTCGGTTTTTGGCTGCGCAAGAAGTGTTATCCTCTCCTGTTGGGCGCGTGTGGCAAGAACCCGGTGTTCGGCCAGCACGTGACCATCCGCCATGGCAGAAAGATTCGGCTCGGGGACAATGTGGTGATCGATGACCACGTCGTGCTGGACGCAAAGGGCGAGGGCAACGAAGGCATCACCTTAGGCGACAATGTCATCATCGGGCGCTACTCGGTGCTGAGTTGCAAGGATGGCGCCATTCGCATTGGCAACAACACCTCGCTGGGGATCTCCTGCGTCGTCCATTCGGTGGGAGAAAGCAGCGTGGTCATCGGCAGCGACTGTCCCATTGCTGCCTACTGCTACATCATTGGCGGCGGCAACTACCGGTATGATCGCCTGGACATTCCCATCATGCAGCAGGGAGCTTATTCAAAGGGGGGAATCGTAGTTGAAGACAACGTGTGGATCGGGGCACAGGTGGTAGTGTTGGACGGAGTGACCATCGGCACTGGGAGTGTGGTTGCCGCAGGCGCCGCAGTGTATCGCAACGTGCCCAAGATGAGCATCGTCGGCGGCGTGCCTGCGAAAGTGGTGAGGAGGCGGACCTGA
- a CDS encoding methyltransferase domain-containing protein, which yields MPEAELLKKRASQHFDDWADHYEAGRMSRWFRHFQALIIATIAPSPGQRVLDVGCGTGWAVRSVVQREPAAWACGLDISRAMLQEAVRRRGPTTRAAFVQADSEHIPAKDASFDAVICSSSFHHYPAPVASLREMRRVLKQGGMLLLLETSREAFWPIAVYDFLQRTFRSDHVRYYATHEIVAFLREAGFAEIAEVVRERGLFRHGKLVTSEVLLRAVKR from the coding sequence ATGCCTGAGGCTGAGCTGCTCAAGAAGCGGGCAAGCCAGCACTTTGACGACTGGGCCGACCACTACGAGGCTGGCCGGATGAGCCGCTGGTTCCGCCACTTTCAGGCGCTGATCATTGCGACCATAGCCCCGAGTCCCGGCCAGCGCGTGCTCGACGTGGGGTGCGGTACCGGCTGGGCGGTGCGCAGCGTAGTCCAGAGGGAGCCTGCTGCCTGGGCGTGCGGGCTGGATATCTCCCGCGCCATGCTCCAGGAAGCGGTGCGCCGCCGCGGACCGACGACGCGCGCTGCCTTCGTACAAGCGGACTCTGAGCACATTCCCGCCAAAGACGCCTCGTTCGATGCAGTCATCTGCTCGAGCTCTTTCCACCATTACCCGGCGCCAGTTGCCTCGCTGCGCGAGATGCGGCGGGTGCTCAAACAGGGTGGGATGCTCCTGCTCTTGGAAACAAGTCGCGAGGCCTTCTGGCCCATTGCCGTCTATGACTTCCTGCAGCGCACCTTCCGCTCTGACCACGTGCGGTACTATGCCACCCACGAAATCGTCGCCTTCCTGCGCGAGGCGGGCTTTGCCGAGATCGCTGAAGTGGTGCGGGAACGAGGACTCTTCCGCCATGGCAAGCTGGTGACCTCGGAGGTGCTGTTGCGCGCCGTGAAACGATAG
- a CDS encoding NAD(P)-dependent oxidoreductase, whose product MKAMVTGAGGFIGSHLVERLAEQGVHVVAVDLHFPPRVFAAGDGAVERVQGDFRDEGLMRKALDGCGVVFHLASAHLQTHLPDSEYWDVNVHGLLRFLEWSREAGVERFVHTSTVGVYGHIERPPATEETECRPQSIYGETKLAGERAALRFWAEHGLPVVVLRPAWVYGLRCRRTERLFRMLRKGRFIKFGPCRNLRHPVYIEDMLDAFELAAQSREAVGQVMIIADEQALTTAEMVAAFCEVLGVPEPKVRFPLFPMKLLALLTESAGKALHREPPFSRRSLEFFTTNNAFDITKAREVLGFAPKYEFREGLKATLDAMKVADEQWRGTEVGANA is encoded by the coding sequence ATGAAGGCTATGGTAACAGGAGCAGGGGGCTTTATCGGTAGCCATCTGGTGGAACGTTTAGCTGAGCAAGGGGTGCACGTGGTGGCGGTGGATCTCCATTTCCCACCCCGCGTGTTTGCCGCCGGAGACGGTGCAGTGGAGAGGGTGCAAGGGGACTTTCGCGACGAAGGTCTCATGCGCAAGGCCCTGGACGGCTGCGGCGTGGTTTTTCATCTGGCTAGCGCCCACTTGCAGACCCACTTGCCGGACAGCGAGTACTGGGACGTGAACGTTCACGGCTTGCTGCGGTTCTTGGAGTGGAGCAGGGAGGCGGGGGTCGAGCGTTTCGTGCATACCAGCACCGTGGGGGTGTACGGGCACATTGAGCGGCCCCCGGCCACGGAGGAGACGGAATGCCGGCCGCAGTCGATCTACGGTGAGACCAAACTTGCGGGCGAGCGTGCGGCCCTCCGCTTCTGGGCCGAGCATGGATTGCCAGTGGTAGTGTTGCGGCCGGCCTGGGTCTATGGGCTGCGCTGCCGGCGCACCGAGCGCCTGTTTCGCATGCTGCGCAAGGGGCGCTTCATCAAGTTCGGCCCGTGTCGGAATCTACGCCATCCCGTCTACATCGAAGACATGTTGGACGCTTTCGAACTGGCCGCCCAAAGTCGTGAGGCAGTGGGCCAAGTGATGATCATTGCGGACGAACAGGCACTGACGACGGCCGAGATGGTAGCGGCATTCTGCGAAGTCCTCGGGGTGCCGGAGCCGAAGGTGCGGTTCCCTCTGTTCCCCATGAAGCTCCTTGCCCTGCTCACCGAGAGCGCCGGCAAGGCACTGCATCGGGAACCGCCTTTTTCACGGCGCAGTCTTGAATTCTTTACCACCAACAACGCCTTTGACATCACCAAGGCGCGCGAAGTGTTGGGTTTTGCGCCAAAGTACGAGTTTCGCGAGGGACTGAAAGCAACTCTGGACGCCATGAAGGTGGCGGATGAGCAGTGGCGCGGAACGGAGGTCGGCGCCAATGCCTGA
- a CDS encoding class I SAM-dependent methyltransferase encodes MGNESWQLQMFRRSLKKRAKMRTLIAMLPELAGKRCLDVTCGDNTGSLNYYFRAQGGWWVSADLEGRNLPVMMGLLRERVLHLDEQHFCFPDNSFDVVVSIDCLEHLHEERPFLAELYRVVKPGGTAIVTVPNGDGRLLANKIKNWIGMTPDKYGHIRPGYTREQLASVVGAAGFEVVGYAGYSRFFMESLELMINAMYVLVMNKDKAEAPEGVIAPTSQEALKSHGLSYKLYSLMYPVLWLISRLDHLLFWGGHYAVAVRAVKPKRQE; translated from the coding sequence ATGGGAAACGAGAGCTGGCAACTGCAGATGTTTCGACGTTCGCTAAAGAAGCGGGCAAAGATGCGGACGCTCATTGCCATGTTGCCGGAGCTGGCGGGCAAGCGCTGTCTGGACGTCACCTGCGGCGACAACACAGGCTCCTTGAACTACTACTTCCGCGCGCAAGGCGGCTGGTGGGTGTCGGCTGACCTGGAGGGGCGCAACCTGCCGGTGATGATGGGCCTGCTCAGAGAGCGGGTGCTTCACCTGGACGAGCAACACTTCTGCTTCCCGGATAACAGCTTCGACGTGGTAGTGTCTATCGACTGCCTTGAGCACCTGCATGAGGAAAGGCCCTTTCTTGCTGAGCTTTACCGTGTGGTCAAGCCTGGCGGGACGGCCATTGTCACCGTGCCCAATGGCGATGGCCGACTGTTGGCGAACAAGATTAAGAACTGGATCGGCATGACTCCCGACAAGTACGGGCATATCAGGCCAGGCTATACCCGCGAGCAGCTGGCTTCGGTGGTCGGTGCTGCAGGGTTCGAAGTCGTGGGGTACGCGGGCTACTCGCGCTTTTTCATGGAGTCATTGGAGCTGATGATCAACGCCATGTACGTCTTGGTCATGAACAAAGACAAGGCGGAGGCGCCGGAGGGTGTCATCGCCCCTACTTCGCAGGAGGCTTTGAAGAGCCATGGTCTTTCCTACAAGCTATACAGCCTTATGTATCCTGTGCTATGGTTGATTTCCCGCCTGGACCATCTCTTGTTTTGGGGCGGCCACTATGCAGTGGCGGTGCGCGCAGTGAAACCAAAAAGACAGGAGTGA
- a CDS encoding methyltransferase domain-containing protein yields the protein MTLTASKELLEEIRRYWNSHIHDLEIARHEVGTLGFFDDLDEYRFDKLRYLPRLVNFSGFAGKTLLEVGCGAGIDLVRFAKGGAIVTGIDLAEQSIALTKQNFALRGLSGTFLVMNGEEMEFADNSFDVVYAHGVLQYTADPGKMIREIHRVLKPGGEAIMMVYNRHSWLRLLSKVMHVGLEHEDAPVLRVFSAGEFRELLTGFGDVRLVCERFPVKTRLHGGLKGVLYNGLFVPAFSLIPKPLIRWSGWHIMAFATK from the coding sequence ATGACGCTGACCGCCTCAAAGGAGCTTCTTGAAGAGATTCGCCGCTACTGGAACAGTCACATTCACGACCTCGAGATTGCGCGCCACGAAGTGGGCACCCTCGGCTTCTTCGATGACCTGGACGAATATCGCTTTGATAAGCTGCGCTACCTGCCCCGCCTCGTGAACTTTAGTGGGTTTGCAGGCAAGACCCTGTTGGAAGTTGGCTGTGGCGCAGGCATCGACCTCGTGCGCTTTGCCAAGGGTGGCGCCATCGTCACCGGGATCGACCTTGCCGAGCAGTCCATCGCTTTGACCAAACAGAACTTTGCGCTCCGCGGGCTGTCCGGAACCTTCCTCGTCATGAACGGCGAGGAGATGGAGTTTGCGGACAACAGTTTCGACGTCGTCTATGCCCACGGCGTGTTGCAGTACACGGCCGACCCCGGCAAGATGATTCGTGAGATTCACCGTGTGCTCAAGCCGGGAGGGGAAGCCATCATGATGGTCTATAATCGCCATTCCTGGCTGCGGCTGCTGTCCAAGGTCATGCATGTGGGACTGGAGCACGAGGATGCCCCGGTGCTGCGCGTCTTTTCGGCTGGAGAGTTTCGCGAGCTGCTCACCGGCTTTGGCGACGTGCGCCTGGTGTGCGAGCGCTTTCCAGTGAAGACCAGGCTTCACGGCGGCCTCAAAGGGGTGCTGTACAACGGGCTCTTTGTGCCGGCGTTCTCGCTCATCCCCAAGCCCTTGATACGCTGGTCGGGGTGGCACATCATGGCCTTCGCCACCAAGTGA
- the asnB gene encoding asparagine synthase (glutamine-hydrolyzing), whose translation MCGICGIYHVDPEKAVDQLTLRRMAEVIVHRGPDDDGFYLDEGVGLGMRRLSIIDLVTGKQPISNEDGSVWIVFNGEIYNHLALRRELESKGHRFRTRADTEAIVHAYEEYGERCPEYLNGMFAFAIYDRRKRRLLLARDRLGIKPLYYTFDGRRLVFGSELKSVLQAPDVPRELDFKALDAYLTFEYIPAPLSIFRGVAKLPQGHTLVLEDGHIRLRQYWDVAFGVDQGENKSEQEWGEELVALLADAVKIRLMSDVPLGAFLSGGLDSSSVVAMMSRAMNQPVKTFSIGFTESTYNELDYARTVAQAFATEHHEEILTPNAVALTETLVSHLDEPLGDFSIFPTYMVSKMTRQYVTVALSGDGGDELLAGYDTYIADRLARSYARLPQFVRRGLIEPLASRMRPTEKKKGLINRTVRFVQGMALPAHLQHVRWMIFLSQSQKEALYAPPLREALAGTNPYDFIEKYFDRVRSADPLSQQQYVDIKTYLADDILVKVDRMSMAVSLEARVPFLDYRLVELVGRMPSDLRLRNGQTKYILKRAMRGILPEKILTRGKEGFSIPIKNWLRAELRPMMFELLSPERLRHQGYFNPTYVASLIKEHLAGHANHSHQLWALMVFQKWHDLYMRRDG comes from the coding sequence ATGTGCGGGATTTGCGGCATCTACCACGTTGATCCGGAAAAGGCAGTAGACCAGTTGACCCTGCGACGCATGGCGGAGGTGATCGTGCATCGCGGGCCGGACGACGACGGCTTCTACCTCGACGAGGGTGTGGGCCTGGGGATGCGCCGGCTGAGCATTATCGACTTGGTGACCGGCAAGCAACCGATCAGCAACGAAGATGGCAGCGTGTGGATCGTATTCAACGGCGAAATCTACAACCACCTCGCGCTGCGCAGGGAGTTGGAGAGCAAAGGCCATCGTTTTCGCACGCGCGCCGACACCGAGGCGATCGTGCACGCCTACGAAGAGTACGGTGAGCGCTGCCCCGAGTACCTCAACGGCATGTTTGCCTTTGCCATCTACGATCGCCGCAAGCGCCGGTTGTTGCTGGCACGCGACCGCTTAGGCATAAAGCCGTTGTACTACACGTTCGACGGACGGCGACTGGTCTTTGGCTCTGAGCTCAAATCTGTGCTGCAAGCGCCGGACGTGCCCAGGGAGTTGGATTTCAAAGCCCTGGATGCCTATCTCACTTTTGAATACATCCCTGCACCGCTTTCCATTTTTCGCGGAGTAGCAAAACTACCCCAGGGCCACACCCTCGTGCTGGAAGACGGGCACATACGCCTTCGCCAATATTGGGATGTAGCCTTTGGCGTCGACCAGGGGGAAAACAAGTCAGAGCAGGAGTGGGGCGAGGAGCTGGTGGCCCTGTTGGCCGACGCGGTGAAGATCCGGCTGATGAGCGATGTGCCGCTGGGGGCGTTTCTCAGCGGCGGACTCGACTCAAGTTCGGTAGTGGCGATGATGAGCCGGGCCATGAACCAGCCAGTCAAGACGTTCTCCATCGGCTTCACCGAGTCGACCTACAACGAGCTTGATTACGCGCGCACCGTGGCGCAGGCCTTTGCCACGGAGCACCACGAGGAAATCCTCACGCCGAATGCGGTGGCATTAACCGAGACGCTGGTCAGCCACCTGGATGAGCCGCTGGGCGACTTTTCCATCTTCCCGACTTACATGGTGTCGAAGATGACGCGGCAATATGTCACAGTGGCCCTGTCCGGTGACGGTGGCGACGAGTTGCTGGCCGGCTACGACACCTACATTGCCGACCGCCTAGCCCGCTCCTACGCGCGGCTGCCGCAGTTTGTGCGCCGCGGCCTGATCGAGCCCTTGGCATCCCGCATGCGCCCTACCGAGAAGAAAAAGGGGCTGATCAACCGCACGGTCCGCTTCGTGCAAGGGATGGCCTTGCCTGCCCACCTGCAACATGTGCGGTGGATGATTTTTCTTTCCCAGTCCCAGAAGGAAGCACTCTATGCGCCGCCGCTGCGTGAGGCATTGGCCGGGACAAATCCTTACGACTTTATCGAGAAGTACTTCGATAGGGTGCGGAGTGCCGACCCCTTGAGTCAGCAGCAGTACGTGGACATCAAGACCTATTTGGCGGACGACATTCTCGTCAAGGTGGACCGCATGAGCATGGCGGTCTCCTTGGAGGCAAGGGTGCCGTTTCTTGACTACCGGCTGGTGGAATTGGTGGGCCGCATGCCGAGTGACCTCCGCCTGCGCAACGGTCAGACCAAGTACATCCTCAAGCGGGCAATGCGGGGCATTCTGCCGGAAAAGATTCTCACCCGGGGCAAAGAGGGATTCAGCATCCCCATCAAGAACTGGCTCCGCGCCGAGTTGCGTCCCATGATGTTCGAGCTGCTGTCGCCGGAGCGGTTGCGCCACCAAGGGTACTTCAACCCGACCTACGTTGCTTCGCTGATCAAGGAACATCTTGCCGGCCACGCCAATCACAGCCACCAGCTCTGGGCATTGATGGTCTTTCAGAAGTGGCATGACCTCTACATGCGGAGGGATGGATGA